One Tessaracoccus lacteus DNA window includes the following coding sequences:
- a CDS encoding ABC transporter substrate-binding protein — MRRSKIAAVAALMAVGLVSACGSTTSSESPSGAAAAEAEPTAGGTLNLLIGTATEHWDPQRTYVGTAIEFGNRAFARTLTTWSAVDSNTEQATLVADAATDTGTVSDDGKTWTFTLKDGIKWEDGKDVTCEDYKYGISRTYAVDVITGGPNYAIQFLDIPKNDDGSSQYAGPYSGEGQDLYDKAVSCDGNVITFKLNQPVMDFNSTITMTAFGAFREDKDQGDKSNYQIFSNGPYKLEGTWSPNSGGTFVRNEYWDASTDEVRKAYPDQIVWDESLTQEVVYERLIADQGDDKNAISFDAAPVTALANTTSASDRTDIVASPYTRYLVPNFKSKVMSDEVAREALALSADRSAYVTASGGEEVASPTNSLINPALPAFPDTPLLAGESGDPAAAKKLLEDAGYTLPVSINVAYRKNDTMDKIFAGLKEGWDAAGFETNLIGIPAEQYYGTLQSPDSADKYDVYWAGWGADYPSASTVIPQLLDSRSQISEGGPGQDYGYFDNDEFNAGIDKAYAIADATEREAAWAALDTDAVTKYYAVIPMIVDQFVFVRGSNVQGAYVNGTFTGYYDIATVSVKS; from the coding sequence ATGAGGCGTAGCAAGATCGCCGCGGTCGCGGCACTGATGGCCGTAGGCCTGGTCTCGGCCTGCGGGTCCACCACGTCTTCGGAAAGCCCCTCCGGTGCGGCGGCAGCCGAGGCGGAACCCACAGCGGGCGGCACCCTGAACCTGCTCATCGGCACCGCCACCGAACACTGGGACCCTCAGCGCACCTACGTGGGCACCGCCATCGAGTTCGGCAACCGCGCCTTCGCACGCACGCTGACCACCTGGTCCGCCGTCGACTCCAACACGGAGCAGGCCACGCTGGTCGCCGACGCCGCGACCGACACCGGCACCGTGAGTGACGACGGCAAGACCTGGACGTTCACGCTCAAGGACGGCATCAAGTGGGAGGACGGCAAGGACGTCACCTGCGAGGACTACAAGTACGGCATCTCCCGCACCTATGCCGTCGACGTCATCACGGGCGGCCCCAACTACGCCATCCAGTTCCTGGACATCCCCAAGAACGACGACGGCTCGTCGCAGTACGCCGGCCCCTACAGCGGTGAGGGCCAGGACCTCTACGACAAGGCCGTCAGCTGCGACGGCAACGTCATCACGTTCAAGCTGAACCAGCCCGTCATGGACTTCAACAGCACCATCACGATGACGGCCTTCGGCGCCTTCCGAGAGGACAAGGACCAGGGCGACAAGTCGAACTACCAGATCTTCTCCAACGGCCCCTACAAGCTCGAGGGCACCTGGTCGCCGAACAGCGGCGGCACCTTCGTGCGCAACGAGTACTGGGACGCCTCCACCGATGAGGTCCGCAAGGCCTACCCCGACCAGATCGTCTGGGACGAGTCTCTGACCCAGGAGGTCGTCTACGAGCGCCTGATCGCCGACCAGGGCGACGACAAGAACGCCATCTCGTTCGACGCGGCCCCCGTCACCGCGCTCGCGAACACCACGTCGGCCTCGGACCGCACCGACATCGTCGCCTCGCCCTACACGCGCTACCTCGTGCCGAACTTCAAGTCGAAGGTCATGAGCGACGAGGTGGCCCGCGAGGCCCTCGCGCTCTCCGCCGACCGCTCGGCCTACGTCACGGCGAGTGGCGGTGAGGAGGTCGCCAGCCCGACCAACTCGCTGATCAACCCCGCTCTCCCGGCCTTCCCGGACACCCCGCTGCTCGCCGGTGAGTCCGGCGATCCGGCCGCCGCGAAGAAGCTCCTCGAGGACGCCGGCTACACCCTGCCGGTGTCGATCAACGTGGCGTACCGCAAGAACGACACGATGGACAAGATCTTCGCGGGCCTCAAGGAGGGCTGGGACGCCGCCGGCTTCGAGACGAACCTGATCGGGATTCCCGCCGAGCAGTACTACGGCACGCTGCAGTCCCCGGACTCGGCCGACAAGTACGACGTCTACTGGGCCGGCTGGGGCGCGGACTACCCGTCGGCATCCACCGTCATCCCGCAGCTCCTCGACAGCCGCTCGCAGATCAGCGAGGGTGGCCCCGGCCAGGACTACGGCTACTTCGACAACGACGAGTTCAACGCCGGCATCGACAAGGCCTACGCCATCGCCGACGCCACGGAGCGTGAGGCTGCCTGGGCCGCGCTCGACACCGACGCCGTCACGAAGTACTACGCAGTGATCCCGATGATCGTCGACCAGTTCGTCTTCGTGCGTGGCAGCAACGTGCAGGGTGCCTACGTCAACGGCACCTTCACCGGCTACTACGACATCGCGACCGTCTCGGTCAAGAGCTGA
- a CDS encoding ABC transporter permease produces MSADTARAAEASDPVADARDGAVAIAGRTPWQIVRTRLVRDKVTMVAFGVAVLFVLLALTAPLMTRFGIINPYLNNSDLVGGLGSLPIGDFGGVSWEHPMGVEPGTGRDLLSRVLSGLTVSLVVATSAVAISVVLGTIIGIVSGTAGGKVDWFFSRLIDFVLSFPQTLMLIALSTITIDLLQSALGVGRTPASMLFMIAVMGFFGWPYFARIIRGQVLSLKEREFVEAARSLGAGRGRIYFKELLPHLWAPILVYMTLVMPQNIATEAALGFLGVGIQAPTPSFGSILNDSVHYATSDPAYFIFPGLTLFLVVLAFNLLGDGLRDALDPKADRQ; encoded by the coding sequence ATGTCAGCCGACACAGCGCGCGCCGCCGAGGCGTCCGATCCCGTTGCGGATGCCCGCGACGGAGCGGTGGCCATCGCAGGCCGTACGCCGTGGCAGATCGTGCGGACCAGACTGGTCCGGGACAAGGTCACCATGGTGGCCTTCGGCGTGGCGGTGCTGTTCGTCCTGCTTGCGCTCACCGCACCCCTGATGACTCGCTTCGGGATCATCAACCCCTACCTGAACAACAGCGACCTCGTCGGCGGGCTCGGGTCGCTGCCGATCGGGGATTTCGGCGGCGTCTCCTGGGAGCACCCGATGGGGGTGGAGCCTGGCACCGGCCGCGACCTGCTCTCGCGCGTGCTGTCCGGGCTCACCGTCTCGCTCGTGGTCGCGACCTCCGCCGTCGCGATCTCCGTGGTGCTCGGCACGATCATCGGCATCGTCTCTGGCACGGCGGGCGGCAAGGTCGACTGGTTCTTCTCCCGACTCATCGACTTCGTGCTGAGCTTCCCGCAGACCCTGATGCTCATCGCCCTGTCCACCATCACGATCGACCTCCTCCAGTCGGCCCTCGGCGTGGGGCGCACGCCAGCGTCCATGCTGTTCATGATCGCGGTGATGGGATTCTTCGGGTGGCCCTACTTCGCCCGCATCATCCGCGGCCAGGTCCTCTCGCTCAAGGAGCGCGAGTTCGTCGAGGCGGCCCGCTCATTGGGCGCCGGCCGAGGACGCATCTACTTCAAGGAACTGCTCCCGCACCTCTGGGCCCCGATCCTCGTGTACATGACGCTCGTGATGCCGCAGAACATCGCGACCGAGGCCGCGCTCGGGTTCCTGGGCGTCGGAATCCAGGCGCCGACGCCGTCTTTCGGGTCGATCCTCAACGACTCGGTGCACTACGCGACGTCCGACCCCGCGTACTTCATCTTCCCCGGCCTCACCCTGTTCCTGGTCGTCCTCGCGTTCAACCTCCTCGGCGACGGGTTGCGCGACGCGCTCGACCCCAAGGCGGATCGTCAGTGA